In Galactobacillus timonensis, the genomic window TAGGAAAGATCTTTGCGAGGCTTAAACTGCCGCTTTTTGGAGGGGACTCTTCTCACCTGCTTTTTCAGATCAAGACAGTTGATGGGAATACCGGCTTCTGTAAACACACCGGTTTCGATATATGTATAAATAGTTTTTTCGCTCAGGCCGATCTCCGGATGGGCTTCCAGGATAGCGTAAACGGATTGTCCTTTATCAAGCAGGGGCTTGATCAGCTCACCGAGTTCCCGTATCGTGCTTGCCGTGGCGTTAACACCAGCCCGCGATTCCACGAGGGTATCACGGTAAGCAGAGTGCGCATGATCGGCATAATATCTGAACTTATCAAATCGACAGCTGCTGTATTTCGAGCACCCGTTGCAGGCCCCGGGGGAACGATCTCTTCTGGTACAGGTGAATTGAACATAGCCCTGGCATTGAATTGTGCAGATCCTGTTGAACCTGCAATGTGCATAGGAGGCACATTCAAGAGGAAGCCTGCACTTGTATGTAAGCTCCCTGTGCAGCTTAATCTCTTTGCCGATTGTAGACTTATCCTTGCCGAGAAGATCAGCCATGGTTTTCTTACTGGATCCATTTTCGATGCCTTTTTGAATGATCTGACGATCGCCAAAAGTAAGATGCGATTGTTTATTGGCGGCTTCCATATAGGAACCTCCTTTCGTGAAGAAGCCGTCGACCCTACGAATATGATACAGGGAGAATGAAGGATTTAATTCAACTGGAAGTTACTGAAAGACATACTTCTACTTAGCACTCCCTGAAGTGGAATTTAACTTTTCACTTCAGAGANCTCCTTTCGTGAAGAAGCCGTCGACCCTACGAATATGATACAGGGAGAATGAAGGATTTAATTCAACTGGAAGTTACTGAAAGACATACTTCTACTTAGCACTCCCTGAAGTGGAATTTAACTTTTCACTTCAGAGAAAACAGAAAACCAGGTCCTGTCAAGCAAAAATGCTTGACAGGATTGTAAGGGACGTTAGAATATCCTTGTTACATTCAGGAGGAAATTATGGCAGTTAAATTAAGACTTACGCGCATGGGCGCAAAGAAGGCTCCGCGTTATCGTATCGTTGCGGCTGATTCCCGCAATGCTCGTGACGGCAAGGTCATCGAGACGATCGGCTATGTGAATCCGACGACGGATCCGGCAACGGTTTCCGTTAATGAGGAGCTGGCTATGAAGTGGCTCCGTGTCGGTGCGCAGCCGTCGGATACGGTTCGCAACATTCTTTCTCATCAGGGCATCATGAAGAAGTTCTCCGATGAGAAGCACGCCGCAAAGGCAGCCAGGAAAGAAGCGAAGTAAACGGCCATGGCAGAACTGGACAAGGTACTCTACAATCTGGTCGAGCCGATGGTTGACGACAAGGACAGTCTGCGGGTGGAAAAAGAGACGCGCGAAGGCAGTGATGAAGTCGTTCTCCGCGTTTATGCGAAGAATGGCGATATTGCCCGCCTGATCGGTCGCAAGGGAGCGATGGCTTCTTCGTTGCGTCAGGTGATGTCGGTCGCTTCGCATGCGGACGGCAGCCGGATTTCGATCAAGTTTCAGGAAATCGACTGAAGAAATATTCAATTCTGCATTTACAGCCATGAAAGCCGGGGGGCACAGGTTCTCCGGCTTTTTCTGTGTCCATCTGCTGTAAAATGAAGCTGAAGAAGATTCTGTTTTTTCTGGGAGATATACATGGAATACATCGCCATTGGAAAAATTGCGACAACGCATGGCCTGAAAGGTGAAGTGAAGATCGACAGCTGGTCCGATTTTGACGAAGAACGCTATTTACCGGGGAATCGGATATTCCTGGAGCGTGACGGGAAGAAGGTACCGTTGGAGGTTGCGACCTTCCGCATGCATAAGAACTGTCCTCTCGTCAGCTTTGAAGGTCATCAGGATATCAATCTTGTAGAAGACTGGCGGGGCAGTGTGCTGTATGTAGAAAAAAATGACCGGATCGAACTGCCGGAAGGCGAAGATTATGCGGACGATGTCATCGGCATGAAAGCAGTGGATGAAGAAGGAAAGGAGCTTGGGACGGTGACAGGCTTTGAGACGACGCTGGCCCAGCCGGTTCTGCGGATTAAAAAGGCGGATGGAAGTACCTTCCTGGTGCCGGATGTTCCGTTCTTTGTGCGCGATATCAAACGCAAAGAAAGGACAGTCATCATTCATCGTGAGGAGGGACTGCTGTGAGAATTACGATTCTGACGCTGTTTCCTGAAATGTTTGAAAGCGTCTTTGCGTCCTCCATCGTCGGACGCGCACGGGCAAACGGCGTTGTCTCGATTGATTTTGTTCAGATCCGTGACTTTGCGCTGGATACCTACAAGCATGTGGATGACACGCCGTTTGGAGGCGGTGCCGGCATGGTGATGAAATGTCAGCCGGTGCTGGATGCGCTGGCTTCGGTGCGTGGCAGTGACAGCTACTGCATCTCCCTGACGCCGAGTGGTACACCCTATACGCAGGACAAAGCGCATGTCCTTGCCGCTAAGCAGCATCTTATTCTTCTCTGCGGGCATTATGAGGGAATGGATGCGCGGATCGGGCATCATATGGATGAAGAAATTTCGATCGGCGACTATGTGCTGACAGGCGGCGAGATCGGGGCGATGGTGATCGTGGACAGCGTGACGCGGCTGCTTGATGGTGCGATCAGGGAGGAGTCGACGAAGGAGGAAAGCTTTGAGAACGGTCTTCTGGAGTATCCGCAGTATACAAAACCGGCCGATTATCAGGGAGACAGGGTGCCGGATGTTCTGGTATCTGGCAACCATCAGAAGATTGCGGCATGGCGTCATGCGCAGGCCCTGCTGAAGACGGCGGCGGTGCGGCCGGATCTTCTCAGGAAACAGCAGCTTTCCAAAGAGGATGAGAACATCCTTGCGCATCCGGAGGAATGGCAGTAATGGCAGAGAGAATTTACCGGATTGAAGAAAAGCATCCGGTGACAGAAGCGGAAGTCGTCAAAAGTACGCATTTCATCAAGTACACCGTGGATCCGGAAAAGGGCGGCGAAAAGATCTTCTGCCGGATGGGAAAGGATGCGGTGCTGGATGATCTGGTACATGCGCTGGGACTGATCATTTTCGGTACCTACCGTGGTTTCTTTCAGATGAAGAACGGCAGGAAGCTGGCGGAATCCTTCAGGGCGGCGCTATGCCGTATGGTCAACGATGACACGCTCTGGAAGGAACCGGAATCAGACAAGAACTAAAGGGTCTGTGCTATCATTATTGGAGCAATAATCAACCGTTTTTACGGTCTACAGGAGGATAAATGTCGTATCAGGATGAGTATCAGAAATGGCTCTCTTCCCCGGCTCTGAGCGAGGCGGAAAAAGAGGAGCTCCGCAGCATTGCGAATGATCCGAAGGAAATCGAGGAGCGCTTCTACGGTCCGCTGGAATTCGGTACTGCCGGATTGCGCGGAACGATGCATGTTGGTCTGCATAATATGAACGTTCATGTCATCGAGTGGGCGACGCAGGCCTTTGCAGAAGTGATTCTGGAAGAAGGTGCGGAAGCGGCGGCACGCGGTGTGGCGGTTGACTATGACTGCCGCAATCATTCGCAGGAGTTTGCGCATGCGGCGGCTTCTGTTCTGGTAGGCAACGGCATTCCGGTGCGTCTGTTTGATTCGCTGCGTCCGACGCCTGAACTTTCCTATGCGGTTCTTCACTATCATTGCATTGCCGGCATTAACGTGACTGCTTCGCACAACCCGGCTGAATACAATGGCTATAAGGTTTACTGGAGCGATGGTGCCCAGCTGCCTCCGCAGCACGCGGCAAAGGTTGCGGCGAAGATGGCGCAGATCGATATCTTCACCGGCGTCAAGAAGGCTGATTTCGATGAGGCGGTCAAAGATGGCCGCATCACGATGCTTGGCTATCAGACGGATGAAGACTTCCTGAAGGAAGTGCAGGGCGTTGAGATGGATTCGGCGCTTGTCAAAAAGATTCGCGATACGTTCAAGGTTGTCTATACGCCGTTCCACGGCTGTGGATATAAGCTGATCCCTGAGATGCTCAGGAGGATCGGTGTCAAAAATCTGTATTGCGAGCCGCAGCAGATGGTCATTGACGGCAACTTCCCGACGGTCAAGAGCCCGAACCCGGAGAACCCGGAAGGCTTCTATCTGGCCGTTGAGCTGGCGGACCGTGTGGGTGCTGACTTCATTCTCGGCTCGGATCCGGATGCGGACCGTGTCGGCGTCATGGTCAAGGACAATGACGGCAAGTGGCTGCCTCTGACAGGCAACCAGACCGGTTCCCTGTTCCTGGATTACTATATCGGTGCTCTGAAGCGCAACGGCCGCCTGCCGGCGCATCCGGTTGCTCTGAAGTCGATTGTTTCGACGGATCTTGTGCGTAAGATTGCGGAAACCAACGGCGTTAAGCTGTATGACACGTTCACCGGCTTCAAGTTCATGGCGGAAAAGAAGAATATTCTCGAGGCAACGACAGATGAGCATGTCATCTGGTCCTTCGAGGAATCCTACGGATACATGGTCGGTGACTATGTGCGTGATAAGGATGCGGTTACCGCATGCACGCTGCTGACGGAAATGGCGGCCTACTATGCGGACAAGCATATGACGCTGTACCAGGCGCTGCAGGCTCTGTATGAGAAGTACGGAAACTACAACGAGCAGACGCTGAACCTGGTAATGCCGGGTCTTGACGGTCTGGAGAAGATGGCGAACCTGATGAAGAATCTCCGTGAGCATCCGCTGGATGACATCGCCGGTGAGAAGGTTGCGGTTCGCAAGGACTATTCGACCGGTACATTGACACATGTTGCGGACGGTTTGACGGAGGCGATGGAGCTGAAGGATTCCAATGTTCTGGAATATGACTTTGAGGATGGCTCCAAGCTGCTGGTACGTCCTTCCGGAACGGAACCGAAGGTCAAGGTCTACATTCTGATGCATGGCGGAACGATGGAATCCTGTAAGGAGAGGACTGCGAAGCTTGCGGCGTGGGCGGATGGTCTGCGGAAGTAATGGCCGTTCTTTCTGCTTACTTTGATCTTGGCACTTCGGTGCGCAGGATTGCGGAATATGCCGGCATGTTCAGTGATGCGGATCTCTTTGAGATTCAGCCGCTGATGCCGTATACAGAAGAGGATCTGGACGCAGATAATCCCAAAAGCCGCAGCTGCCTGGAGCAGGGGGATGTATCGTCGCGGCCGCAGCTGATTCGTATGCCGGGTGCGTATGATACGGTGCTGCTGGGATTTCCGCTGTGGCTGGAGAGTGAGCCGCGGGTCATTGATACTTTTCTTTCGCAGCTGCCTGCCGGTACGCATGTGATTCCGTTTACGAATGCGGCAGGAAAGGAAGAAGAGATTTCCATGGCTCTGTCTTCGCGGTTTCCACTGCTGAAGATGGATCCGGTAGCGGTCGTGGAAAATGATCCGGCTGCGATCGGTTCCTGGATTCGCTCACTTTCGCTGTAAGATCTCTGCCATCATTGATGATTGTTACGGGGCTGCTTTGGCAGCCCTTTTTGATGCCTTTTTGCGGGGGGTTTCAAAATGGGAAAATGACTCTGAACAAATATTGTTAGTTATGGTAGACTAACAATGTTTTTGGAGAAAAGTATGAACCTGAGAGAACTGAAGGTTGGAGAAAGCGCGAAGATCCTGGCGGTACACGGGGAAGGGGAGCTTCGGCAGCACTTTCTGGACATGGGACTGATCCCCGGCGTTGTCGTTACGTTGAACAAGCTGGCACCGATGGGTGACCCGATGGAGCTGCGTATCCATGACTATGAGCTGACGCTGCGGCTTTCGGATGCGGCGCAGATCGATATCGGGCCGGCTTCGGCAGGTATTGTTGAAGATGACCTGAAGGGGAAGATCCAGGCGGTTGAGATTGATCATCCGGGCTATGGGGAAGCGGGCATCTACCACGATTCCAAGCATGAACATCCGCTGCCGGATGACCATGTGCTGCGTTTTGCGCTGGCAGGGAATCAGAATTCGGGCAAGACGACGCTGTTCAATCTTCTGACGGGATCCAATCAGCATGTCGGCAACTTTCCGGGTGTCACCGTTGATCGTAAGAGCGGCGCCATCAAGGGGCATCCCAATACGGAGG contains:
- a CDS encoding helix-turn-helix domain-containing protein, whose amino-acid sequence is MEAANKQSHLTFGDRQIIQKGIENGSSKKTMADLLGKDKSTIGKEIKLHRELTYKCRLPLECASYAHCRFNRICTIQCQGYVQFTCTRRDRSPGACNGCSKYSSCRFDKFRYYADHAHSAYRDTLVESRAGVNATASTIRELGELIKPLLDKGQSVYAILEAHPEIGLSEKTIYTYIETGVFTEAGIPINCLDLKKQVRRVPSKKRQFKPRKDLSYTKGRTSKEYDEYMYANPYARVVQMDTVYNDPTNGPFIQTFKFLRYDLLLCLYHETKTSLNMLAGINLLDEILGHDLFNKEVEVLKTDRGTEFTCANQDEIRSGGTRRTRMFFCDPMASWQKGSLENVHLLLREICSKECDLKAIGVIDQYACNIISSNIDSYLKEKLNGKSSFQLLEFLSPATAKKFYEFGLQNISNPDEVILKPYVLKIR
- a CDS encoding KH domain-containing protein codes for the protein MAELDKVLYNLVEPMVDDKDSLRVEKETREGSDEVVLRVYAKNGDIARLIGRKGAMASSLRQVMSVASHADGSRISIKFQEID
- the rimM gene encoding ribosome maturation factor RimM (Essential for efficient processing of 16S rRNA), producing the protein MEYIAIGKIATTHGLKGEVKIDSWSDFDEERYLPGNRIFLERDGKKVPLEVATFRMHKNCPLVSFEGHQDINLVEDWRGSVLYVEKNDRIELPEGEDYADDVIGMKAVDEEGKELGTVTGFETTLAQPVLRIKKADGSTFLVPDVPFFVRDIKRKERTVIIHREEGLL
- the rpsP gene encoding 30S ribosomal protein S16 — translated: MAVKLRLTRMGAKKAPRYRIVAADSRNARDGKVIETIGYVNPTTDPATVSVNEELAMKWLRVGAQPSDTVRNILSHQGIMKKFSDEKHAAKAARKEAK
- the trmD gene encoding tRNA (guanosine(37)-N1)-methyltransferase TrmD, which codes for MRITILTLFPEMFESVFASSIVGRARANGVVSIDFVQIRDFALDTYKHVDDTPFGGGAGMVMKCQPVLDALASVRGSDSYCISLTPSGTPYTQDKAHVLAAKQHLILLCGHYEGMDARIGHHMDEEISIGDYVLTGGEIGAMVIVDSVTRLLDGAIREESTKEESFENGLLEYPQYTKPADYQGDRVPDVLVSGNHQKIAAWRHAQALLKTAAVRPDLLRKQQLSKEDENILAHPEEWQ
- a CDS encoding flavodoxin; protein product: MGGWSAEVMAVLSAYFDLGTSVRRIAEYAGMFSDADLFEIQPLMPYTEEDLDADNPKSRSCLEQGDVSSRPQLIRMPGAYDTVLLGFPLWLESEPRVIDTFLSQLPAGTHVIPFTNAAGKEEEISMALSSRFPLLKMDPVAVVENDPAAIGSWIRSLSL
- a CDS encoding phospho-sugar mutase — encoded protein: MSYQDEYQKWLSSPALSEAEKEELRSIANDPKEIEERFYGPLEFGTAGLRGTMHVGLHNMNVHVIEWATQAFAEVILEEGAEAAARGVAVDYDCRNHSQEFAHAAASVLVGNGIPVRLFDSLRPTPELSYAVLHYHCIAGINVTASHNPAEYNGYKVYWSDGAQLPPQHAAKVAAKMAQIDIFTGVKKADFDEAVKDGRITMLGYQTDEDFLKEVQGVEMDSALVKKIRDTFKVVYTPFHGCGYKLIPEMLRRIGVKNLYCEPQQMVIDGNFPTVKSPNPENPEGFYLAVELADRVGADFILGSDPDADRVGVMVKDNDGKWLPLTGNQTGSLFLDYYIGALKRNGRLPAHPVALKSIVSTDLVRKIAETNGVKLYDTFTGFKFMAEKKNILEATTDEHVIWSFEESYGYMVGDYVRDKDAVTACTLLTEMAAYYADKHMTLYQALQALYEKYGNYNEQTLNLVMPGLDGLEKMANLMKNLREHPLDDIAGEKVAVRKDYSTGTLTHVADGLTEAMELKDSNVLEYDFEDGSKLLVRPSGTEPKVKVYILMHGGTMESCKERTAKLAAWADGLRK